In a single window of the Anaerocolumna cellulosilytica genome:
- a CDS encoding sulfide/dihydroorotate dehydrogenase-like FAD/NAD-binding protein, translating into MYKIVKKEILAPNIYLMDIDAPRVAKSCYPGQFVIVKMDEKGERIPLTICDYDREAGTVTIVFQALGTSTKRMAEYEVSDSFRDFTGPLGCKSELVDEAPEELAKKNILFVAGGVGTAPVYPQVKWMKEQGYEVDCVIGARNQELIILEEEMKKVAKNVYVTTDDGSYGFKGNVNDCIKDLVKNQGKKYNLVIAIGPVIMMKFVSILTKELGIKTIVSMNPIMVDGTGMCGACRLTVGGKVQFACVDGPEFDGHLVDFDESMKRQQMYKTAEGRAVLKEREGATHKGGGCGCSDSK; encoded by the coding sequence ATGTACAAGATAGTTAAGAAAGAGATTTTAGCACCTAATATTTATCTTATGGATATAGATGCCCCTAGAGTTGCAAAATCTTGTTACCCAGGTCAATTTGTTATAGTAAAAATGGACGAGAAGGGTGAAAGAATACCACTTACAATTTGTGACTATGACAGAGAAGCCGGTACAGTAACCATTGTATTTCAGGCTCTTGGTACTTCAACAAAACGAATGGCTGAATATGAAGTATCTGACAGCTTCAGAGATTTTACAGGACCTTTAGGCTGTAAATCTGAATTAGTGGATGAAGCACCTGAAGAACTGGCTAAGAAAAATATTTTATTTGTAGCCGGCGGTGTAGGAACAGCACCTGTATATCCTCAGGTAAAATGGATGAAAGAACAAGGGTATGAGGTGGACTGTGTTATTGGTGCCAGAAACCAGGAACTGATTATATTAGAAGAGGAAATGAAAAAGGTAGCTAAAAATGTATATGTTACTACCGATGATGGCTCCTATGGTTTTAAAGGCAATGTAAATGACTGTATAAAGGACTTGGTTAAGAACCAGGGTAAAAAATATAATTTAGTTATTGCCATTGGACCTGTGATCATGATGAAATTCGTAAGCATTCTTACAAAGGAATTAGGAATTAAGACTATTGTCAGTATGAACCCTATTATGGTTGATGGAACTGGTATGTGTGGTGCTTGTCGTTTAACTGTTGGTGGAAAAGTGCAGTTTGCCTGCGTAGACGGCCCGGAATTTGACGGACATCTGGTTGATTTTGATGAGTCCATGAAACGGCAGCAAATGTATAAAACTGCTGAAGGAAGGGCTGTTCTAAAAGAACGGGAAGGAGCAACACACAAAGGCGGCGGATGTGGATGCAGTGATTCAAAATAG
- a CDS encoding response regulator transcription factor, producing the protein MYNILVCDDDKDIVEAIQIYLSAEGYTIIKAYNGKEAMDIIHTTEIHLALLDIMMPVMDGIRVTMKLRENNSTLPIILLTAKSEDSDKVLGLNVGADDYITKPFNPLELIARVKSALRRYTKLGSIVTEEQNIYSSGGLVVNDDRKEVYVDDELIKLTPIEYNLLKLLVKNKGRVFSINEIYELIWNEPSYGADNIVAVHIRHIREKIEINPKEPKYLKVAWGIGYKVEKY; encoded by the coding sequence ATGTATAACATCTTAGTCTGTGATGATGATAAAGATATTGTTGAAGCCATACAGATTTATTTAAGTGCTGAAGGCTATACTATTATAAAAGCTTATAACGGAAAGGAAGCCATGGATATTATTCATACTACAGAAATCCATCTCGCACTGTTAGATATTATGATGCCGGTTATGGACGGAATCCGTGTTACTATGAAACTAAGAGAAAATAACAGTACACTCCCCATAATCCTGTTAACAGCAAAATCCGAAGATAGTGATAAAGTACTTGGCCTTAACGTTGGAGCTGATGATTACATCACAAAGCCTTTCAATCCATTGGAGCTTATAGCCAGGGTGAAGTCTGCCCTAAGGCGTTATACAAAACTTGGCAGTATTGTAACAGAAGAGCAAAATATCTATTCTTCCGGAGGTCTTGTAGTTAATGATGACCGCAAAGAAGTGTATGTTGATGATGAGTTGATTAAGCTAACTCCTATTGAGTATAATCTTTTGAAATTATTGGTAAAAAATAAGGGCCGGGTTTTTTCTATAAATGAAATATATGAATTAATTTGGAATGAACCTTCTTATGGTGCAGATAATATTGTAGCAGTTCATATACGTCACATCAGGGAAAAAATAGAAATCAATCCAAAAGAACCCAAGTATTTAAAGGTTGCCTGGGGAATCGGATACAAAGTTGAAAAATATTAA
- a CDS encoding sensor histidine kinase: protein MNRIKGSFFIKVLIHIALFLSGLTLLIGVYHIYNFTDSYSTRVTDFKETWEFQSKYLKYVERVAVYVDYREKGYNGSISYDSSSLDLSALFEKEVEKPESNSNTQESQKDFDYYNNILNQPGSNFVYYVRNLKTGAVYYSASLEAEISKLTEEYGDKAMSKYLEKVKAENSSYLIINTDTEKFATNVNKKYLELNDGVDYLNDENLNWVIDCINGYITADNEGNAGNRGSYIVCTTILNNLPNKNDEFGTMYRHFQELYVNYRASLYPVPISFVLLLLFFILTIAFTGHKRNTNAIVLNSFDRIKSELGFLFVVFGIYILFYTAKALSSFIYYNLNIEFHFIILIAYSILYPFCMFGLLSLIRRMKAEVLITNSLLHTVFVKLNKILKQFFIQKSITFRIFILLAVFTAMQVLAFYLYHRPILFSRKTEFLLISIPGYALLLYYLIRSGIDYNIIREETKKISEGNLTHKIPVADMHEPALALGLYINNISDGFSAAVDEKVKSERLKTELIANVSHDIKTPLTSIINYVDLLKKEKLDNEKANGYLDILSSKTWRLKTLIEDLMEASKASSGAIVLNLECINLVELVRQSIGEFEDRLASHNLETVLNIKDEPVYIMADGRSTYRIIENIFSNVNKYALSGTRVYVDITTDDRTATISVKNISASKLNINSDELMERFVRGDLSRNTEGSGLGLSIARSLASLQDALFEIELDGDLFKAMVHFPKLDRYTNEKKIRKETENLT from the coding sequence ATGAACAGAATTAAAGGTTCCTTTTTTATAAAGGTATTGATACATATTGCACTTTTTCTGTCCGGACTTACCCTCTTAATCGGTGTATATCATATCTATAACTTTACGGATTCATATTCCACCAGAGTTACGGATTTTAAAGAAACCTGGGAATTCCAAAGCAAATACCTTAAATATGTGGAACGGGTAGCTGTCTATGTTGATTACCGTGAAAAAGGCTACAACGGCAGTATCAGTTATGATTCCTCTTCTCTTGATTTGTCTGCGTTATTTGAAAAAGAAGTGGAAAAGCCAGAATCAAACTCTAATACACAGGAATCACAGAAAGATTTTGACTATTATAATAATATTTTAAATCAACCAGGCAGTAACTTTGTCTATTATGTAAGAAATCTAAAAACCGGGGCTGTCTACTATTCTGCCTCATTAGAGGCTGAGATAAGTAAGCTCACAGAAGAGTATGGGGACAAGGCAATGTCTAAGTACCTTGAAAAAGTTAAAGCAGAGAATTCATCTTATCTGATTATTAACACCGATACAGAAAAATTTGCTACAAATGTAAATAAAAAGTATCTAGAACTTAATGATGGTGTAGATTATCTGAATGATGAAAATCTGAATTGGGTCATAGATTGCATTAATGGATATATTACAGCCGATAATGAAGGTAATGCAGGTAATCGGGGCAGTTACATTGTTTGCACCACAATTTTAAATAATCTACCCAATAAGAATGACGAATTTGGTACTATGTACAGGCATTTTCAGGAGTTATATGTTAATTACAGGGCTTCTCTCTATCCAGTACCTATATCCTTTGTATTGCTATTGTTATTTTTTATACTAACAATTGCTTTTACAGGTCATAAAAGAAATACAAATGCAATTGTTTTGAATAGTTTTGACCGTATAAAATCGGAATTAGGATTTTTGTTTGTAGTATTTGGGATATATATTCTTTTTTACACCGCAAAAGCTCTGTCCTCCTTTATATACTATAACCTAAACATCGAGTTCCATTTCATAATATTAATTGCATATTCCATTTTATATCCGTTTTGTATGTTTGGCTTGTTAAGCCTGATACGCAGAATGAAAGCAGAGGTATTAATTACAAATTCATTGCTCCATACAGTTTTTGTTAAGTTAAATAAAATTTTAAAGCAATTTTTTATACAAAAGAGTATTACTTTCCGTATATTTATCCTATTGGCTGTCTTTACTGCAATGCAGGTACTGGCTTTTTATCTTTATCACAGACCGATTCTCTTTAGCCGTAAAACAGAATTTTTACTTATATCCATCCCCGGTTACGCGCTTTTACTCTACTACCTGATTCGGTCAGGTATTGATTACAACATAATTAGGGAGGAAACCAAAAAAATCTCTGAAGGAAATTTAACCCATAAAATTCCGGTAGCAGACATGCATGAACCTGCTCTTGCATTGGGACTTTATATCAATAATATAAGTGATGGTTTCTCCGCAGCCGTGGATGAAAAAGTGAAAAGCGAACGGCTAAAAACCGAACTGATTGCCAATGTATCACACGATATAAAAACCCCTTTAACTTCTATTATTAATTATGTGGATTTATTGAAAAAAGAAAAATTGGACAATGAGAAAGCAAACGGCTATTTGGATATTTTATCTTCAAAGACTTGGCGCCTGAAAACTCTTATTGAAGACCTTATGGAAGCTTCAAAAGCCTCTTCTGGTGCGATTGTACTCAATTTAGAATGTATTAATCTAGTCGAATTAGTAAGGCAGTCTATTGGCGAATTTGAAGACCGGCTTGCCAGCCATAACCTGGAAACGGTTTTGAATATAAAGGATGAGCCTGTTTATATTATGGCTGATGGCAGAAGCACCTACCGGATTATCGAAAATATATTCTCCAATGTTAATAAATATGCCTTAAGCGGAACAAGGGTCTATGTGGATATTACAACAGACGACCGCACTGCTACTATTTCAGTTAAAAATATATCCGCTAGCAAACTTAATATTAATTCTGACGAACTAATGGAACGATTTGTCCGGGGGGATTTATCAAGAAATACAGAAGGCAGCGGTTTAGGTTTATCTATTGCAAGAAGCCTTGCTTCCCTCCAAGATGCCTTGTTTGAAATAGAACTAGATGGGGATTTATTTAAAGCAATGGTGCATTTTCCAAAGTTAGACCGCTATACCAATGAAAAAAAGATTAGAAAAGAAACAGAAAATCTAACATAA
- a CDS encoding CYTH domain-containing protein yields the protein MEIERKFKVITTPILLEQYEKKEIEQAYLCTDPVIRIRKSNEEYYMTYKSIQDITLSNIALCCQEVELPLTEEAYLHLKKKIDGNIITKTRYLIPIAGGYIAELDIFHGHLKGLCFTEVEFSNEKEAAAFIPPEWFGEDVSFDKRFKNNYLTFINSYTELGIN from the coding sequence ATGGAGATAGAAAGAAAATTCAAAGTTATAACAACCCCCATTTTATTAGAGCAGTATGAAAAAAAAGAAATAGAGCAGGCATACCTTTGCACCGATCCGGTTATCCGGATACGAAAAAGCAATGAAGAATACTATATGACATATAAATCCATACAGGATATTACACTTTCAAATATTGCTCTGTGCTGTCAGGAGGTAGAGCTTCCTTTAACAGAAGAAGCTTATTTGCATCTAAAGAAAAAAATAGATGGAAATATTATAACAAAAACACGTTACTTAATACCGATAGCGGGCGGTTATATTGCAGAATTAGATATATTTCACGGACATTTAAAGGGGCTTTGCTTTACTGAGGTTGAATTCAGCAATGAAAAGGAGGCAGCAGCCTTTATTCCTCCAGAATGGTTTGGTGAAGATGTTTCCTTTGATAAACGGTTTAAAAATAATTATTTGACTTTTATTAATTCATATACGGAATTAGGAATTAATTAA
- a CDS encoding HD domain-containing protein, which translates to MITYQEIKKNKQIRTYIEKADEVLKSLGYTEHSFAHVGIVAEKAKYILTTMGYPERMVELAQIAGYMHDIGNIINRVDHAQSGAVMAFRILDKLGVNAEEIAVIISAIGNHDESTAIPVNEVAAALILADKTDVRFTRVRNRDLASFDIHDRVNYAVKESTTLINEEKTKITLSLTIDTEFSSVMDYFEIFLERMILCKKAAEKLTLRFQLMINGQKIL; encoded by the coding sequence ATGATTACTTATCAAGAAATCAAAAAGAACAAGCAGATTAGAACATATATAGAAAAAGCAGATGAAGTGTTGAAATCGTTAGGTTATACAGAACATAGCTTTGCTCATGTGGGTATTGTTGCAGAAAAAGCGAAATACATTCTTACCACCATGGGCTATCCAGAGCGAATGGTAGAGTTAGCTCAGATTGCAGGATATATGCATGATATCGGGAATATCATTAATCGGGTTGACCATGCACAAAGCGGTGCAGTCATGGCATTTCGAATTCTGGATAAGTTAGGTGTGAATGCGGAAGAGATTGCTGTTATCATTTCTGCTATTGGCAACCACGATGAAAGTACAGCTATACCTGTAAATGAGGTTGCGGCTGCATTAATTCTGGCAGATAAAACAGATGTACGCTTCACAAGGGTGAGAAACAGGGATCTGGCCAGCTTTGATATACATGACAGAGTTAATTATGCAGTAAAAGAATCAACAACCTTAATTAATGAAGAAAAAACAAAAATAACCTTAAGCTTAACGATTGATACGGAATTCTCTTCTGTAATGGATTATTTTGAAATATTCTTAGAACGTATGATTTTATGTAAGAAGGCAGCAGAAAAATTAACCCTTCGTTTTCAATTAATGATTAATGGACAGAAAATATTATAA